One genomic window of Cupriavidus oxalaticus includes the following:
- a CDS encoding GNAT family N-acetyltransferase, with translation MIRNARLRAANAEDLEAVGQVLAACGLPLPEPRDATPLYHVAIVEDSIVGCACGEQRSQTIVVHTVAVLPGYRGHRLATHLVSVLLTRARANGCTKATVLTNENPGFFARYGFSLTPTDTVVREMQLSMDFLRRFGARSHYMCRQL, from the coding sequence ATGATAAGAAATGCCAGACTCCGTGCTGCGAATGCAGAGGACCTGGAGGCAGTTGGACAAGTGCTGGCAGCGTGTGGACTGCCGCTTCCAGAGCCGAGGGATGCGACTCCGCTTTACCATGTCGCAATCGTCGAGGACAGTATTGTCGGCTGCGCCTGTGGCGAGCAGCGCTCTCAAACCATCGTCGTTCACACGGTTGCAGTGTTGCCCGGCTATCGCGGGCACCGACTCGCCACCCATCTCGTGAGCGTGCTCCTGACGAGAGCGCGGGCCAATGGCTGTACGAAGGCCACCGTTTTAACCAACGAGAATCCAGGCTTCTTCGCTCGATACGGCTTCTCGCTGACCCCTACCGACACCGTTGTTCGGGAGATGCAGTTGTCAATGGATTTTCTCCGTCGATTCGGCGCCCGCTCGCACTATATGTGCCGACAACTTTAG
- a CDS encoding xanthine dehydrogenase family protein molybdopterin-binding subunit: MLTRRAFLLGGAGAAGALVIGWALLPPRQRVVGGEPLAVRDGQFALNGWVKVASDNTVTVVMNKAEMGQGVHTGAAMLLAEEMEADWSQIRVGPSPIDNLYNNIEGVVANLPFRPDNNGWPRRAAAWFTRKGVREVGMMFTGGSTSIRDLWNPMREAGAAARMMLCAAAAKQWNVKVEECRAQAGKVVHPSGRSATFGELAAAAAREDVPRKVELKEPGSYRLIGTRTARLDAAAKINGTARFGIDVVADKMVYASVQMCPTLGGKLQGSPPDDVKKLPGVLDLVELPPFPGGSGGVAVIASDAWIAMEAVEKVQCKWDAGEAGNLSSAGIRDTLVKALDSSNPRVWYEHGDGRAMKQGKPAIQVVYSAPYLAHAALEPVNCTVLVQEDHAIVWAATQMPGLARRCVARTLGLDTDKVELHEQSIGGAFGRRLEVDFICQAAAIAAKRKGVPVQTIWSRPEDMRHDFYRPASVSRFEAWLDGDRKVIAVRNMSASQSVLESTAKRNFGLPDIFVSRLDKSTVEGAFDQAYDWPEVWVGHRTVDLPIPVGYWRSVGHSHHAFFMESFVDELAVAVSKDPLDYRMSLLKDDRQRAVLEQAGKMSGWGQPLRKKPGVAKVGRGVALHESFGSVVAQVAEVSVDNAGQVRVERVFCAIDCGMPVNPTLIEQQVEGGIVFGLSAALWQKITLEQGKVKEDYYTAFPAMRLRDCPEIQVHVMPSTATPQGVGESTTPPIAPAVANALFNATGERLRDLPLLKTLPPSGACDVRPSAQCQR, from the coding sequence ATGTTGACGCGCAGAGCTTTCCTGCTCGGGGGGGCAGGCGCTGCCGGTGCGCTGGTGATCGGATGGGCCTTGCTGCCGCCGCGCCAGCGCGTGGTGGGTGGCGAGCCGCTGGCGGTGCGCGACGGGCAGTTCGCGCTGAACGGCTGGGTCAAGGTGGCGTCCGACAACACCGTCACGGTGGTGATGAACAAGGCCGAGATGGGGCAGGGCGTGCATACCGGCGCGGCGATGCTGCTGGCCGAGGAGATGGAGGCAGACTGGTCGCAGATCCGCGTCGGGCCGTCGCCCATCGACAACCTGTACAACAACATCGAGGGCGTGGTCGCCAACCTGCCGTTCCGCCCCGACAACAATGGCTGGCCCAGGCGCGCCGCGGCATGGTTTACGCGCAAGGGCGTGCGCGAGGTGGGCATGATGTTCACCGGCGGCTCGACCAGCATCCGGGACCTGTGGAATCCGATGCGCGAGGCCGGCGCCGCCGCCCGCATGATGCTGTGCGCGGCAGCGGCGAAGCAGTGGAACGTCAAGGTCGAAGAGTGCCGCGCGCAGGCCGGCAAGGTGGTGCATCCGTCGGGACGCAGTGCCACGTTCGGTGAGCTGGCCGCGGCAGCCGCGCGTGAGGATGTGCCACGAAAGGTCGAGTTGAAGGAGCCAGGCAGCTACAGGCTCATCGGCACCCGCACGGCACGCCTTGATGCCGCTGCCAAGATCAACGGCACCGCGCGCTTCGGCATCGACGTGGTGGCGGACAAGATGGTCTACGCCAGCGTGCAGATGTGTCCGACGCTGGGCGGCAAGCTGCAGGGATCCCCGCCCGATGACGTGAAAAAGCTGCCCGGGGTGCTCGATCTCGTCGAGCTGCCGCCGTTCCCCGGCGGCAGCGGCGGCGTGGCAGTGATTGCCAGCGATGCGTGGATCGCCATGGAGGCGGTGGAAAAGGTCCAGTGCAAGTGGGACGCGGGCGAGGCGGGGAACCTGTCAAGCGCCGGCATCCGCGACACGCTGGTGAAGGCGCTCGATAGCTCCAACCCGCGCGTCTGGTACGAGCATGGCGACGGGCGCGCCATGAAGCAGGGCAAGCCCGCCATCCAGGTCGTGTACTCGGCGCCCTATCTCGCTCATGCCGCGCTGGAGCCGGTCAACTGCACGGTCCTGGTACAGGAGGACCACGCCATCGTGTGGGCCGCTACGCAGATGCCCGGGCTGGCCCGCCGCTGCGTGGCAAGGACACTGGGTCTGGACACGGACAAGGTAGAACTGCACGAGCAATCCATCGGGGGCGCATTCGGGCGCCGGCTCGAAGTCGATTTCATCTGCCAGGCGGCCGCCATCGCGGCGAAGCGCAAGGGCGTGCCGGTGCAGACGATCTGGTCGCGCCCCGAGGACATGCGGCATGACTTCTACCGTCCGGCCAGCGTGTCGCGCTTCGAGGCCTGGCTCGACGGGGACCGCAAGGTCATCGCCGTGCGCAATATGTCGGCCAGCCAGTCAGTGCTGGAGAGCACCGCGAAACGCAACTTCGGCCTGCCCGATATCTTCGTGTCACGGCTGGACAAGTCCACCGTGGAGGGCGCTTTCGACCAGGCCTATGACTGGCCGGAGGTGTGGGTGGGGCACCGGACCGTGGATCTCCCCATCCCGGTGGGCTACTGGCGCTCGGTGGGACACTCGCACCACGCCTTCTTTATGGAGAGTTTTGTCGACGAGCTGGCGGTGGCGGTCAGCAAGGACCCGCTCGACTACCGCATGAGCCTGCTCAAGGATGATCGGCAGCGCGCGGTGCTGGAGCAGGCAGGAAAGATGTCTGGCTGGGGCCAGCCTTTGCGCAAGAAGCCTGGCGTGGCAAAGGTGGGGCGCGGGGTGGCGTTGCACGAATCGTTCGGCAGCGTGGTGGCGCAGGTCGCCGAGGTGTCGGTGGACAACGCGGGGCAGGTGCGCGTGGAGCGCGTTTTTTGCGCCATCGATTGCGGCATGCCGGTCAACCCGACCCTGATCGAGCAGCAGGTCGAGGGCGGCATTGTGTTCGGGCTGTCGGCGGCGCTGTGGCAGAAGATCACGCTGGAGCAAGGCAAGGTCAAGGAGGACTACTACACCGCCTTTCCTGCCATGCGCCTGCGGGACTGCCCCGAGATCCAGGTACACGTGATGCCATCGACGGCAACGCCACAGGGCGTGGGCGAGTCCACCACGCCGCCGATCGCGCCGGCGGTGGCGAACGCCTTGTTCAATGCCACCGGCGAGCGCTTGCGCGACCTGCCGCTGCTGAAGACCCTGCCGCCTTCCGGAGCCTGCGATGTCAGACCGTCAGCTCAGTGTCAACGGTAA
- a CDS encoding (2Fe-2S)-binding protein has product MSDRQLSVNGKNVEIHADGCTPLLWVLRCELKLTGTKFGCGVGVCGACAVHVDGKMLLSCQHQVSEMEGKKIVTIEGLDGPEPNALRAAWQKHEVVQCGYCQSAQLMAASALLKRTRNPKETEIVDQMSCVICRCGTYTRIRRAIAEAVGMLTG; this is encoded by the coding sequence ATGTCAGACCGTCAGCTCAGTGTCAACGGTAAAAACGTCGAAATCCACGCCGACGGATGCACGCCGCTGTTGTGGGTGCTTCGCTGCGAGCTCAAGCTGACGGGCACCAAGTTCGGGTGCGGCGTGGGCGTGTGCGGCGCCTGCGCGGTGCATGTCGACGGCAAGATGCTGTTGTCGTGCCAGCACCAGGTGAGCGAGATGGAGGGCAAGAAGATCGTCACCATCGAAGGACTTGACGGCCCCGAGCCGAATGCCCTGCGGGCGGCCTGGCAGAAGCACGAGGTCGTGCAGTGTGGCTACTGCCAGAGCGCGCAACTGATGGCGGCGAGCGCGCTGCTCAAGCGCACGCGGAATCCGAAGGAGACGGAGATTGTCGACCAGATGAGCTGCGTGATCTGCCGGTGCGGCACGTATACGCGGATCAGGCGGGCGATTGCGGAAGCGGTGGGGATGCTGACGGGGTGA
- a CDS encoding preprotein translocase subunit YajC, translating to MKDSGAAATGRVELYTQRTMVNWLSPLQLPFTAMRVAVAMAVGAFADQRMVQAALSTLNPNPPLPVPADEQGGVWVDYMADTGDGWDSTYSMALCVSHAVTLRDQGVTLPRSKVLLLGGDQVYPTPAHDGYRSRFVDPFRAAFPAPVEATRPAYSDQPVKLPDAPWMIATPGNHDWYDGLRGFARLFCSGKPVGGWETRQRTGYYALQLPGGWWIWGLDLQLESEIDRPQREYFQKLYTQLQPGDRVVLCAPEASWVDEMDRVRRGEKRAVPSIETKTPRFRSLSEIEGVLGDRLALVLAGNSHHYAHYVPRAGTAGPHRITCGGGGAFLHGTHLLPDPPRPIVVGPARQHYELKSAYPEKATSRQLRNRAWQLPARNLSFCALVAILYLLFDWIVQSASLVPVPGREHRNFIQGLADLEVTFGNMCEVYHELFRIMAHSPASVVFAAGIVFCCGALSTRDVRRGVGLAWVVGACHGLLHLALAVAVLWLITRFNVHGFGAHNATPILLFLVEAMLLGGVLGGLLFGVWMVMGNALWRLHPEEVFSSQRIADYKCFLRMRFEHGQLTIYPLKLEKVCRDWKLGEGVRQMTKVRGSWRVRAQPGATGPRFVPADGQVSPTEAVRMIEEKAIIIQR from the coding sequence ATGAAGGATTCGGGGGCCGCGGCGACCGGGCGCGTGGAGCTCTACACGCAACGAACCATGGTGAACTGGCTGAGCCCGCTGCAGCTTCCGTTCACCGCCATGCGCGTTGCCGTGGCGATGGCTGTCGGCGCCTTTGCGGACCAGCGCATGGTGCAGGCCGCGCTCTCCACGCTGAATCCGAATCCGCCGCTGCCGGTACCGGCTGACGAACAGGGCGGTGTCTGGGTCGACTATATGGCAGACACGGGCGACGGCTGGGACTCGACCTACTCCATGGCATTGTGCGTCAGCCACGCGGTGACGCTGCGCGACCAGGGCGTGACGCTGCCGCGCTCAAAGGTGCTGTTGCTGGGTGGCGACCAGGTGTATCCGACGCCTGCCCATGACGGCTATCGGAGCCGCTTCGTCGATCCCTTTCGTGCTGCGTTCCCGGCGCCGGTCGAGGCCACGCGCCCCGCATACAGCGACCAGCCGGTCAAGTTGCCGGATGCGCCGTGGATGATTGCCACGCCTGGCAATCACGACTGGTACGACGGCCTGCGTGGCTTCGCCCGCCTGTTCTGCAGTGGCAAGCCCGTGGGCGGCTGGGAGACACGCCAGCGCACCGGCTATTACGCCTTGCAGTTGCCCGGCGGCTGGTGGATCTGGGGCCTGGACCTGCAACTGGAGTCCGAAATCGACCGGCCGCAGCGCGAGTATTTCCAGAAGTTGTACACGCAGCTGCAGCCCGGCGACCGCGTGGTATTGTGCGCGCCCGAGGCGAGCTGGGTTGACGAGATGGACCGCGTGCGCCGCGGGGAAAAGCGCGCCGTGCCGTCGATCGAAACCAAGACGCCGCGCTTTAGAAGCCTGAGCGAGATCGAGGGCGTGCTGGGCGACCGGCTCGCACTGGTGCTGGCCGGCAACTCGCACCATTACGCGCACTACGTGCCGCGAGCAGGCACGGCGGGGCCGCATCGGATCACCTGTGGAGGCGGCGGCGCGTTTCTTCACGGCACGCATCTGCTGCCGGATCCGCCGCGGCCTATCGTCGTGGGTCCGGCCAGGCAGCACTACGAGCTGAAGTCCGCATATCCGGAAAAGGCGACGTCCCGGCAATTGCGCAATCGCGCGTGGCAACTTCCTGCGCGCAATCTCTCGTTCTGTGCGCTGGTGGCGATCCTGTACCTGCTGTTCGACTGGATCGTCCAAAGCGCGAGCCTGGTACCAGTGCCCGGGCGCGAGCATCGCAACTTCATCCAGGGGCTGGCCGACCTCGAAGTGACATTCGGGAATATGTGCGAGGTGTATCACGAACTGTTCCGGATCATGGCGCACAGTCCGGCGTCAGTGGTGTTCGCCGCGGGCATTGTCTTTTGTTGTGGTGCGCTGTCGACCCGGGATGTCAGGCGCGGCGTCGGGCTGGCCTGGGTTGTCGGCGCCTGCCACGGCCTGCTGCACCTGGCGCTGGCTGTCGCCGTGCTATGGCTCATCACGCGTTTCAACGTCCATGGCTTTGGCGCGCACAATGCGACGCCGATCCTGCTGTTCCTCGTCGAGGCCATGCTGCTGGGCGGTGTCCTCGGCGGCCTGCTGTTTGGCGTGTGGATGGTGATGGGCAACGCGCTGTGGCGCCTGCATCCCGAGGAGGTGTTCTCATCGCAGCGCATCGCCGACTACAAGTGCTTCCTGCGGATGCGGTTCGAGCATGGGCAATTGACGATCTACCCGCTCAAGCTGGAGAAGGTGTGCAGAGACTGGAAGCTGGGCGAGGGCGTCCGCCAGATGACGAAGGTCCGCGGCAGCTGGCGCGTACGCGCCCAGCCCGGCGCAACCGGTCCCCGCTTCGTGCCGGCTGACGGCCAGGTATCGCCGACGGAAGCGGTGCGGATGATTGAGGAGAAGGCAATCATCATCCAGCGGTAA
- a CDS encoding GMC oxidoreductase: protein MMSNTLAYDVVVIGSGFGGAVSACRLAQAGRKVLVLERGRRWSPATFPRDENDAWLWNQERAHRFNGWADIRTFSDVWVIAGAGVGGGSLIYANVSVEARPEAFEHGWPKEVTYAGLQAHYAEVGRMLAVSEVPDMQESERTRLLREGAQACGWGGRFRKLPLAVTFSEHWDPTRQDARDDRHSVKFLNQHGRWQGTCVHCGNCDVGCQVSARNTLDLNYLAVAEDNGAEIRPLHLIDRLEPLQQGWRVRFRKIDPEGQTTSPGEVTAARVILAAGSIGSTELLLRCRDEHRTLPGLSPRLGYGWAHNGDFVTPAFYGNRKISPAHGVTISAAIDLLDHSGPNGQALFVEDGGVPNLARNFIRRHMKRTRSRKLRAVWRDVGGLFDDGDPVERMMPWFGQGVDPGDGQLRLGRRWYAPWRRVLRLDWSYQSSVAVIEAMIAAHKRLSEATGGDPWVPLTWRRWHNLITPHPLGGCNMGTSAADGVVDAAGRVFGYKGLYVMDGAIVPRPLGLNPSRTIAALAERNVAMLLREQD from the coding sequence ATGATGAGCAATACGCTTGCCTACGATGTCGTCGTCATCGGCAGCGGCTTCGGTGGCGCGGTCTCGGCCTGCAGGCTGGCGCAGGCCGGCCGCAAGGTTCTGGTGCTGGAGCGCGGAAGGCGCTGGAGCCCGGCGACTTTCCCGCGCGACGAAAATGATGCCTGGTTGTGGAACCAGGAACGCGCGCACCGCTTCAATGGCTGGGCTGATATCCGGACATTCTCCGACGTATGGGTCATCGCCGGGGCCGGAGTCGGTGGCGGCTCGCTGATCTACGCCAACGTCTCGGTGGAAGCCAGGCCGGAAGCGTTCGAGCACGGCTGGCCGAAAGAGGTGACCTATGCCGGCCTGCAGGCCCACTATGCGGAGGTAGGACGCATGCTCGCCGTGAGCGAAGTTCCGGACATGCAGGAGAGCGAGCGAACCAGGCTGCTGCGCGAGGGGGCGCAAGCATGCGGATGGGGCGGGCGCTTTCGCAAGCTGCCGCTGGCCGTGACGTTTTCCGAGCATTGGGACCCCACACGGCAAGACGCCCGCGATGACCGGCATTCGGTGAAATTCCTGAACCAGCACGGCAGGTGGCAGGGCACTTGCGTGCATTGCGGCAACTGCGACGTCGGGTGCCAGGTATCTGCCAGGAATACGCTGGACCTGAATTACCTGGCAGTGGCTGAAGACAACGGTGCCGAGATTCGTCCCTTGCACCTGATCGACAGGCTGGAGCCGCTGCAGCAGGGCTGGCGGGTGCGCTTCAGGAAAATCGACCCGGAAGGACAGACGACGAGCCCTGGCGAAGTCACGGCCGCCAGGGTAATACTGGCCGCCGGTTCCATCGGCAGCACCGAACTACTGTTGCGCTGCCGGGATGAACATCGCACGCTGCCCGGGCTTTCACCGCGGTTGGGATATGGCTGGGCCCACAATGGCGACTTCGTGACGCCAGCCTTCTATGGCAACAGGAAGATTTCTCCTGCTCATGGCGTAACCATCTCCGCCGCGATCGACCTGCTGGACCACAGCGGCCCGAACGGACAGGCGCTCTTCGTCGAGGATGGCGGCGTCCCGAACCTCGCACGCAATTTTATCCGACGCCATATGAAGCGAACCCGTTCCCGCAAGCTGCGCGCGGTGTGGAGGGACGTCGGCGGACTGTTTGACGACGGCGATCCGGTCGAGCGGATGATGCCCTGGTTCGGGCAAGGCGTGGACCCTGGCGATGGCCAGCTGAGGCTGGGCCGCAGGTGGTACGCGCCGTGGCGCCGGGTGCTGCGTCTCGACTGGTCCTATCAGTCATCGGTGGCCGTCATCGAGGCCATGATTGCAGCGCATAAGCGGCTCTCGGAAGCGACCGGCGGAGACCCCTGGGTGCCGCTCACCTGGCGGCGGTGGCATAACCTGATCACACCGCACCCGCTGGGCGGCTGCAATATGGGTACCTCCGCCGCGGACGGTGTCGTCGATGCAGCGGGCCGGGTCTTTGGCTACAAGGGACTCTATGTCATGGACGGTGCGATCGTCCCGCGCCCGCTCGGCCTGAACCCTTCGCGCACCATCGCTGCGCTCGCGGAGCGTAATGTGGCGATGCTCTTGCGCGAGCAAGATTGA
- a CDS encoding DUF808 domain-containing protein — MAGSSLLVLIDDIATILDDVAAMSKVAAKKTAGVLGDDLALNAQQVSGVKADRELPVVWAVALGSLRNKVILVPAALAISTWLPWAVVPLLMVGGAFLCYEGFEKLAHRFLHSDAEDAAHHAREVHVMSNPAVDVVAFEKEKIKGAIRTDFILSAEIIVISLGTVADAPFGQRLAVLCAIAAIMTVGVYGLVAGIVKLDDAGLYLSRRPSAGFRWLGRGLLRLAPWLMKALSLAGTAAMFLVGGGILMHGIPAMHHVLDAAAQVAAGVPAIGGVLSVLAPLVLDGVAGIVAGALVLAAVTVVKAGMRALRPSGR; from the coding sequence ATGGCCGGTTCGAGCTTGCTGGTACTGATCGACGACATCGCAACCATCCTTGACGATGTCGCCGCGATGAGCAAAGTGGCGGCGAAAAAGACCGCAGGGGTGCTGGGCGACGACCTGGCGCTCAATGCGCAGCAGGTCAGCGGCGTCAAGGCGGATCGGGAATTGCCGGTGGTCTGGGCCGTCGCGCTGGGGTCGCTTCGCAACAAAGTGATCCTGGTCCCCGCGGCGCTGGCCATCAGCACCTGGTTGCCGTGGGCCGTCGTGCCGCTGCTGATGGTGGGCGGCGCGTTTCTTTGCTATGAAGGCTTTGAAAAACTGGCACACCGGTTCTTGCATAGCGATGCGGAGGACGCGGCACATCACGCCCGTGAAGTTCATGTCATGTCGAATCCCGCGGTCGACGTGGTGGCATTCGAGAAAGAGAAAATCAAGGGTGCGATCCGCACGGACTTCATACTTTCGGCCGAAATCATCGTCATTTCGCTAGGCACCGTCGCCGACGCACCTTTCGGCCAGCGGCTGGCGGTGTTGTGCGCGATCGCGGCCATCATGACGGTCGGCGTCTATGGCCTGGTGGCCGGCATCGTGAAGCTCGATGACGCGGGCCTGTACCTGAGCCGGCGCCCGTCGGCCGGCTTCCGCTGGCTGGGCCGAGGTTTGCTGCGGCTTGCACCCTGGCTGATGAAAGCCTTGTCGCTGGCCGGAACGGCGGCGATGTTCCTGGTGGGCGGCGGCATCCTGATGCACGGCATCCCGGCGATGCACCACGTGCTGGACGCGGCGGCACAGGTGGCGGCAGGCGTGCCGGCGATCGGCGGTGTCCTGTCGGTGCTGGCCCCGTTGGTGCTGGACGGCGTTGCCGGCATCGTCGCCGGTGCGCTGGTGCTGGCGGCGGTGACCGTGGTGAAGGCCGGGATGCGAGCATTGCGCCCGTCGGGACGCTAG
- a CDS encoding extracellular catalytic domain type 1 short-chain-length polyhydroxyalkanoate depolymerase, with protein MKMNDAFLASMREAMHLLQTAGPLEATEAIQRALREQASMGAAVAPASPSAPMPAQVVERLLTDARAQARPADVAGSAANAAPPASARGTHSLRPDGKQASPQDVSHFSQRTFVNRAGSRAYKLYVPAGRRVEPMPLVVMLHGCTQDADDFAAGTQMNALADMLGFVVLYPIQAAGDNPSKCWNWFRPGDQQAGKGEPSIIAGMAREVIASHGIDARRVYVAGLSAGGAMAAVLIQRYPELFAAAGVHSGLPAGSAHDLPSALGAMKGGKGLGRSRSGAVPPASTGRPIIVFHGDADHTVHPSNGDRLVAPFKSDHARQLTERRNVAGGHDYTRHRITTPAGVNVEYWIIHGAGHAWAGGSPQGSYTDPKGPDASAEMLRFFLANPLPG; from the coding sequence ATGAAAATGAATGACGCCTTCCTCGCTTCGATGCGAGAAGCCATGCACTTGCTGCAGACGGCGGGTCCGCTTGAGGCCACCGAGGCTATCCAGCGTGCACTGCGCGAGCAAGCGTCGATGGGCGCGGCGGTCGCTCCGGCCTCCCCCTCCGCTCCCATGCCCGCACAGGTGGTCGAACGCCTGCTCACCGATGCCCGCGCGCAGGCCCGCCCGGCCGATGTCGCCGGCAGCGCCGCCAACGCAGCGCCCCCGGCATCTGCGCGCGGCACCCACTCGCTACGCCCCGACGGCAAACAAGCGTCCCCGCAGGATGTCAGCCATTTCAGCCAGCGCACGTTCGTGAACCGGGCGGGATCCCGCGCGTACAAGCTTTATGTTCCCGCTGGCCGTCGTGTCGAGCCGATGCCGCTGGTCGTGATGCTGCACGGTTGCACGCAGGATGCCGACGATTTCGCGGCCGGCACCCAGATGAACGCCCTTGCCGACATGCTCGGCTTTGTGGTGCTGTATCCGATCCAGGCCGCCGGGGACAATCCGTCGAAATGCTGGAACTGGTTCCGGCCCGGCGACCAGCAGGCCGGCAAGGGAGAGCCGTCGATCATTGCTGGCATGGCGCGCGAGGTGATCGCCAGCCACGGCATCGACGCAAGGCGCGTCTACGTTGCCGGCCTGTCCGCCGGCGGCGCGATGGCCGCGGTGCTGATCCAGCGCTATCCGGAATTGTTTGCAGCGGCCGGCGTGCATTCCGGCCTGCCCGCCGGGTCCGCGCACGACTTGCCTTCGGCGCTGGGCGCGATGAAGGGTGGCAAAGGGCTCGGCCGGTCCAGGTCAGGCGCGGTGCCGCCCGCCTCCACCGGGCGGCCCATCATTGTGTTCCACGGCGATGCGGACCATACGGTGCATCCGTCCAACGGCGACCGTCTTGTTGCGCCGTTCAAGAGCGATCACGCGCGCCAGCTGACGGAACGCAGGAACGTCGCCGGGGGCCATGACTACACGCGGCACAGAATCACCACGCCCGCTGGCGTCAATGTTGAATACTGGATCATCCATGGCGCCGGGCACGCCTGGGCGGGCGGAAGCCCCCAGGGCAGCTATACCGATCCGAAGGGTCCGGATGCCAGTGCGGAAATGCTGCGGTTCTTTCTCGCAAATCCGCTGCCGGGCTGA
- a CDS encoding CopG family transcriptional regulator, protein MNKPKPGDTEKITINLGPVDLGQIDLLVEEGFYSNRTDLIRTAIRNQLATHAQAIQETVTRRALVLGLQHFTRRDLEAARAANEKLDIHVLGLASIASDVSPELALATIESVVVLGAFHAPAAVKAALAGRIR, encoded by the coding sequence ATGAACAAACCAAAGCCCGGTGACACGGAAAAAATCACGATCAATCTCGGCCCGGTGGACCTGGGGCAGATCGACCTGCTGGTCGAAGAAGGCTTTTATTCGAATCGCACTGACCTGATCCGGACCGCCATTCGCAACCAATTGGCGACGCACGCTCAGGCCATACAGGAAACGGTGACGCGCCGGGCCCTTGTCCTCGGGCTCCAGCATTTCACCCGCCGCGACCTGGAGGCGGCGCGCGCGGCCAACGAGAAGCTCGACATCCATGTCCTTGGCCTGGCGAGCATTGCCTCGGATGTCAGTCCGGAACTGGCGCTGGCAACGATTGAGTCGGTCGTGGTGCTCGGCGCCTTTCATGCCCCCGCGGCAGTCAAGGCCGCGCTCGCCGGGCGAATACGGTAG
- a CDS encoding YMGG-like glycine zipper-containing protein — MKRLNLIGVALVVAGAAGCTNMTPQQQGTVSGAALGAAAGAGIAAIAGGSGWTGAAIGAVAGGVAGNIKGGKQQQ; from the coding sequence ATGAAAAGACTCAATCTGATTGGCGTTGCATTGGTCGTTGCCGGCGCTGCCGGATGCACGAATATGACACCGCAGCAGCAAGGCACCGTGAGCGGTGCTGCCCTCGGCGCCGCGGCCGGTGCAGGCATCGCGGCCATCGCGGGAGGAAGCGGCTGGACTGGCGCGGCGATCGGCGCCGTGGCCGGCGGCGTAGCGGGCAACATCAAAGGAGGCAAGCAGCAGCAGTGA
- a CDS encoding EF-hand domain-containing protein: protein MSVCKFPAFGFAVLMALTSIGAAAQPASGSQPAAAPSEVPAAPPTTAQAKALIAERFKAADANHNGKLTRDEAQAGMPKVYENFDKIDVKKQGYVTERQIGAYWMKKTKDQMQKEDPIWN from the coding sequence ATGTCCGTATGCAAATTTCCCGCATTTGGTTTCGCAGTCCTGATGGCACTGACTTCGATAGGAGCGGCCGCCCAGCCGGCCTCGGGATCCCAACCGGCGGCGGCGCCATCCGAAGTTCCGGCAGCGCCTCCGACTACGGCCCAGGCCAAGGCCTTGATTGCCGAGCGCTTCAAGGCGGCCGATGCCAACCATAATGGCAAGCTGACTCGTGACGAAGCTCAGGCGGGTATGCCAAAGGTCTACGAAAACTTCGACAAGATCGACGTAAAAAAACAGGGTTATGTCACTGAGCGCCAGATCGGTGCCTACTGGATGAAAAAAACCAAGGACCAGATGCAGAAGGAAGATCCGATCTGGAACTGA